In Spinacia oleracea cultivar Varoflay chromosome 5, BTI_SOV_V1, whole genome shotgun sequence, a single window of DNA contains:
- the LOC110804637 gene encoding 26S proteasome non-ATPase regulatory subunit 14 homolog, with product MDRLTRMFAGAGGALGHPPPDSPTLDTSEQVYISSLALLKMLKHGRAGVPMEVMGLMLGEFVDEYTVRVVDVFAMPQSGTGVSVEAVDHVFQTNMLDMLKQTGRPEMVVGWYHSHPGFGCWLSGVDINTQQSFEALNQRAVAVVVDPIQSVKGKVVIDAFRLINPQTMMLGQEPRQTTSNLGHLNKPSIQALIHGLNRHYYSIAINYRKNELEEKMLLNLHKKKWTNGLTLKRFDDHSKTNEQTVQEMLNLAIKYNKAVQEEDELTPEKLAIANVGRQDAKKHLEEHVSNLMSSNIVQTLGTMLDTVVF from the exons ATGGACAGACTTACTAGAATGTTCGCCGGTGCCGGAGGAGCGTTGGGCCACCCGCCGCCCGATTCCCCCACCCTCGACACCTCCGAGCAAGTATATATCTCTTCCTTGGCTCTCCTCAAGATGCTCAAACATG GAAGAGCTGGTGTTCCCATGGAAGTTATGGGGTTGATGTTGGGCGAATTCGTCGATGAGTATACTGTTAGAGTTGTTGATGTCTTTGCTATGCCGCAAAGTGGTACTGGTGTTAGTGTTGAAGCTGTTGACCATGTCTTCCAGACCAACATGCTTGATATGCTTAAGCAAACTGGAAG GCCAGAGATGGTTGTGGGATGGTATCACTCACATCCTGGGTTTGGTTGCTGGCTTTCTGGTGTAGATATCAACACACAGCAG AGTTTTGAAGCTTTAAACCAAAGAGCTGTTGCTGTAGTGGTGGATCCTATACAAAGTGTAAAGGGAAAGGTTGTTATTGATGCCTTCCGTTTGATAAACCCACAAACCATGATGCTTGGTCAAGAGCCTCGTCAGACAACATCTAACCTTGGGCATCTCAATAAACCATCAATTCAG GCATTGATCCATGGGTTGAACAGACATTACTATTCTATAGCCATCAACTACAGAAAGAACGAACTTGAGGAGAAGATGTTGCTGAATCTTCACAAAAAGAAATGGACTAATGGTTTGACACTAAAGAGATTCGATGATCATTCTAAAACCAACGAGCAGACTGTCCAG GAAATGCTGAATCTTGCAATCAAATATAACAAAGCTGTCCAGGAAGAGGATGAATTGACTCCTGAGAAACTAGCAATTGCAAACGTGGGAAGACAAGATGCTAAGAAGCATCTTGAAGAGCATGTGTCCAACTTAATGTCATCCAATATAGTTCAGACATTGGGTACAATGTTAGACACTGTTGTGTTTTGA